The following are from one region of the Salvelinus fontinalis isolate EN_2023a chromosome 5, ASM2944872v1, whole genome shotgun sequence genome:
- the si:dkey-82f1.1 gene encoding DENN domain-containing protein 2A isoform X1, whose translation MHRSPNRARRKKYSKWMLFLWFIFMPARMPAASTMTGGRALLLCTNTDNCIYQSVNGLQCCGLKVEAQSVVPQRPDVVYGDRDTSKRPLSPLVSSLDGPGTIDTMLTHKRTTSDPRTTMENGLGGCSKLNKTPAGLKTSASIRDKISQWEGKKETAPTSSTSPVVGSGPCPLNTAQKEPETVRKKETTNTSEVHRSDSKWLASWDRQDSGKENSGKLGDLRPKSPEGLTTRDREVILDRGPLRGSSKSTETAKDKKSVLTHIKKLEQAMKEGSTKPSLVLPGNYFCPPSQEEQEGAERKGNEPIFGTLEVAGSMRRRRSGDPDNVYTEPGAASPSINPLPKPQRTFQHHTPPSTPASGLGLGLGKGRRNLPPLPSIPPPPLPTCPPPGVCRRPWADRTRDSSNRKSYEFEDLVQSSSESSRVDWYAQSRLGLTRTLSEENVYEDILDPPSKENPYEDIELERSCLGNKCSLPISSPSCPVPDTPTKLSSKPVFFRQNSERRSFKLLDPRKANRDTGISSPSRISPPSTPSSPDDTPNLSGDPYNRRRRKIPRMVLKINSIFEARRGKKRMKRVSLSTESNSGRVTDENSESESDTEEKLKAHSQRLSSVQSMLRQTGRYRTLERDMMDLQERKLFEYFIVVALHKTKAGAPYLPEVTQQFPLKLERSFKFMRETEDQLKVIPQFCFPDARDWAPVDNFPSETFSFVLTGEDGSRRFGYCRRLLPTGKSRRLPEVYCIVSRLGCFDLFSKILDEVEKRRAISPALVQPFMRGIMEAPFPAPGRTITVKNFLPGSGTEVIELCRPSDSRLEHVDFECLFSSLSLRLLLRVFASLLLERRVLFTADKLSTLSQCCHAVVALLYPFTWQHTYIPVLPPAMLDIVCTPTPFIVGLLSSSLPSLKELPIEEVLVVDLGNSRFLRQLDDEDSILPHKLQAALEHVLDKRKELASEMPTDSSSLSTVVSEAFVCFFVEMVGHYPLFMGGGDREDESGAPSSPTPSYFQREAFRKAVTSKSLKRFLEVFMETQMFAGFVAEREQRRQGLRGLFEVRSQDYLDSLPGSEQRGVNKFLKGLGNKMKFLSKK comes from the exons atgcaccggTCTCCAAACAGGGCCAGGAGAAAAAAATACAGCAAATGGATGCTtttcctgtggttcattttcatgccagccag gatGCCAGCTGCTAGCACAATGACTGGTGGGAGGGCCCTGCTGCTCTGTACCAACACTGACAACTGTATCTACCAATCAGTCAACGG gCTCCAGTGCTGCGGCTTGAAGGTTGAGGCTCAGTCTGTGGTCCCCCAGCGGCCAGACGTGGTGTACGGGGACAGGGACACCTCCAAGCGGCCCCTCTCTCCCCTGGTTTCCTCTCTGGACGGGCCAGGCACCATTGACACAATGCTCACTCATAAAAGAACCACCTCGGACCCCCGTACCACCATGGAGAATGGACTGGGCGGCTGTAGCAAACTCAATAAGACCCCGGCGGGTCTGAAGACCAGCGCCAGCATCCGGGACAAGATCTCCCAATGGGAGGGAAAGAAGGAGACCGCCCCTACGTCCTCTACCTCCCCTGTAGTTGGAAGTGGTCCATGCCCGCTGAACACAGCACAGAAGGAACCAGAGACTGTGCGAAAGAAGGAGACCACCAATACCTCAGAGGTCCACAGGTCCGACAGTAAGTGGTTGGCCAGCTGGGATAGGCAGGACTCTGGGAAGGAGAACTCAGGAAAGCTGGGGGATTTACGGCCTAAGTCTCCTGAGGGCCTCACTACCAGGGACAGAGAGGTGATACTGGATAGAGGACCCCTCAGAGGCAGTAGTAAATCCACTGAGACAGCCAAGGACAAGAAGTCTGTTTTGACTCACATAAAGAAACTGGAGCAGGCCATGAAAGAGGGTTCCACCAAGCCCTCCTTGGTGTTGCCTGGGAACTATTTCTGCCCACCTTcccaggaggagcaggagggggcGGAGAGGAAGGGGAACGAGCCCATATTTGGGACGCTGGAAGTTGCGGGGTCAATGCGCCGGCGGAGGTCAGGTGACCCTGATAACGTGTACACTGAGCCTGGCGCTGCCAGTCCCTCCATCAACCCCTTACCCAAACCCCAGCGCACCTTCCAGCACCACACCCCACCCAGCACCCCCGCCTCAGGCCTGGGCCTGGGCCTTGGCAAGGGGAGACGTAACCTGCCCCCTCTGCCCTCCATCCCCCCGCCTCCCCTACCCACCTGCCCCCCTCCAGGAGTCTGCAGGAGACCCTGGGCAGACAGAACCAGAGACAGCAGCAATAG GAAGTCCTATGAGTTTGAGGATCTGGTGCAGTCGTCGTCAGAGAGCAGCAGGGTGGACTGGTACGCTCAGTCCCGACTTGGCCTCACACGCACTTTATCAGAGGAGAACGTCTACGAGGATATCCTAG ACCCTCCGTCAAAGGAGAACCCTTACGAAGATATAGAGTTGGAGAGAAGTTGCCTTGGAAACAAGTGCTCTTTACCCATCTCCTCCCCGTCATGCCCAGTCCCCGACACACCAACCAAG CTCTCCTCAAAGCCAGTTTTCTTCAGGCAGAACTCAGAACGTCGCAGCTTCAAGCTCCTGGACCCGCGCAAGGCCAACCGGGACACCGGCATTTCCTCACCCTCCCGCATCagccccccctccacccccagtAGCCCTGATGACACCCCAAACCTCTCAGGAGACCCTTACAACCGCAGGCGCCGGAAGATCCCCAGG ATGGTGCTGAAGATCAACAGCATCTTTGAAGCAAGGAGAGGGAAGAAACGCATGAAGAGGGTGTCTCTGTCTACTGAGTCCAACTCAGGGAGAG TGACAGATGAGAACAGTGAGTCGGAGAGTGACACAGAGGAGAAATTGAAAG ctCACAGCCAGCGTCTGTCGTCAGTGCAGTCCATGTTGAGGCAGACGGGGCGGTACCGGACCCTGGAGAGGGACATGATGGACCTACAGGAGAGGAAGCTGTTTGAGTACTTCATAGTGGTGGCCCTCCATAAGACTAAGGCTGGAGCGCCTTACCTACCAGAGGTCACTCAGCAGTTCCCCCTCAAG CTGGAGAGAAGCTTCAAGTTCATGCGGGAAACAGAGGACCAACTGAAGGTCATCCCCCAGTTCTGTTTCCCTGACGCTAGGGACTGGGCCCCCGTTGACAACTTCCCCAg TGAAACGTTCTCCTTCGTCCTGACCGGTGAGGACGGGAGCAGACGGTTTGGATACTGTCGTCGTTTACTG CCCACTGGGAAAAGCCGGAGGCTGCCAGAGGTCTACTGCATCGTCAGCCGGCTTGGCTGTTTCGACCTCTTCtccaag ATCCTGGatgaggtggagaagaggagggcCATCTCTCCAGCCCTTGTGCAGCCCTTCATGAGGGGCATCATGGAGGCTCCATTCCCAGCCCCAGGAAGAACCATCACTGTCAAGAACTTCCTGCCTGGCTCAGGCACTGAG GTGATAGAGCTGTGTCGTCCGTCTGACTCTCGTCTGGAGCATGTCGATTTTGagtgtctcttctcctctctgtcgcTGCGTCTACTCCTCCGAGTCTTTGCCTCTCTGCTGCTGGAGCGCAGGGTCCTCTTCACCGCTGACAAACTCAG tacTCTGTCTCAGTGCTGCCATGCGGTGGTTGCGCTACTTTACCCTTTCACCTGGCAACACACCTACATCCCCGTGCTGCCCCCTGCCATGCTGGACATAGTGTGTACCCCCACACCCTTCATTGTGGGTCTGCTATCCAGCTCCCTGCCCAGCCTCAAAGAGCTGCCCATAGAGGAG GTCCTGGTGGTCGACCTCGGCAACAGCCGCTTCCTCAGACAG CTGGATGACGAGGACTCCATTCTGCCTCATAAGCTGCAGGCTGCTCTGGAACATGTTCTTGACAAGAGGAAGGAACTGGCTAGTGAGATGCCCACCG actCAAGCTCCCTCAGTACCGTGGTGTCGGAGGCCTTTGTATGTTTCTTCGTAGAAATGGTGGGCCACTACCCTCTCTTCATGGGCGGGGGGGATCGAGAGGATGAGTCTGgagccccctcctcccccacGCCGTCCTACTTTCAGCGGGAGGCATTTCGCAAGGCTGTCACCTCAAAGAGTCTGAAGAGGTTCCTGGAGGTCTTCATGGAGACCCAGATGTTCGCTGGGTTCGTCGCAGAGAGGGAGCAGCGCAGGCAGGGTCTAAGAG GTCTGTTTGAGGTGAGGTCACAAGACTACCTGGACTCTCTCCCAGGGAGCGAGCAACGTGGGGTCAACAAGTTCCTCAAGGGTCTAG GAAATAAGATGAAATTCTTGTCCAAGAAATGA
- the si:dkey-82f1.1 gene encoding DENN domain-containing protein 2A isoform X2, with the protein MPAASTMTGGRALLLCTNTDNCIYQSVNGLQCCGLKVEAQSVVPQRPDVVYGDRDTSKRPLSPLVSSLDGPGTIDTMLTHKRTTSDPRTTMENGLGGCSKLNKTPAGLKTSASIRDKISQWEGKKETAPTSSTSPVVGSGPCPLNTAQKEPETVRKKETTNTSEVHRSDSKWLASWDRQDSGKENSGKLGDLRPKSPEGLTTRDREVILDRGPLRGSSKSTETAKDKKSVLTHIKKLEQAMKEGSTKPSLVLPGNYFCPPSQEEQEGAERKGNEPIFGTLEVAGSMRRRRSGDPDNVYTEPGAASPSINPLPKPQRTFQHHTPPSTPASGLGLGLGKGRRNLPPLPSIPPPPLPTCPPPGVCRRPWADRTRDSSNRKSYEFEDLVQSSSESSRVDWYAQSRLGLTRTLSEENVYEDILDPPSKENPYEDIELERSCLGNKCSLPISSPSCPVPDTPTKLSSKPVFFRQNSERRSFKLLDPRKANRDTGISSPSRISPPSTPSSPDDTPNLSGDPYNRRRRKIPRMVLKINSIFEARRGKKRMKRVSLSTESNSGRVTDENSESESDTEEKLKAHSQRLSSVQSMLRQTGRYRTLERDMMDLQERKLFEYFIVVALHKTKAGAPYLPEVTQQFPLKLERSFKFMRETEDQLKVIPQFCFPDARDWAPVDNFPSETFSFVLTGEDGSRRFGYCRRLLPTGKSRRLPEVYCIVSRLGCFDLFSKILDEVEKRRAISPALVQPFMRGIMEAPFPAPGRTITVKNFLPGSGTEVIELCRPSDSRLEHVDFECLFSSLSLRLLLRVFASLLLERRVLFTADKLSTLSQCCHAVVALLYPFTWQHTYIPVLPPAMLDIVCTPTPFIVGLLSSSLPSLKELPIEEVLVVDLGNSRFLRQLDDEDSILPHKLQAALEHVLDKRKELASEMPTDSSSLSTVVSEAFVCFFVEMVGHYPLFMGGGDREDESGAPSSPTPSYFQREAFRKAVTSKSLKRFLEVFMETQMFAGFVAEREQRRQGLRGLFEVRSQDYLDSLPGSEQRGVNKFLKGLGNKMKFLSKK; encoded by the exons atGCCAGCTGCTAGCACAATGACTGGTGGGAGGGCCCTGCTGCTCTGTACCAACACTGACAACTGTATCTACCAATCAGTCAACGG gCTCCAGTGCTGCGGCTTGAAGGTTGAGGCTCAGTCTGTGGTCCCCCAGCGGCCAGACGTGGTGTACGGGGACAGGGACACCTCCAAGCGGCCCCTCTCTCCCCTGGTTTCCTCTCTGGACGGGCCAGGCACCATTGACACAATGCTCACTCATAAAAGAACCACCTCGGACCCCCGTACCACCATGGAGAATGGACTGGGCGGCTGTAGCAAACTCAATAAGACCCCGGCGGGTCTGAAGACCAGCGCCAGCATCCGGGACAAGATCTCCCAATGGGAGGGAAAGAAGGAGACCGCCCCTACGTCCTCTACCTCCCCTGTAGTTGGAAGTGGTCCATGCCCGCTGAACACAGCACAGAAGGAACCAGAGACTGTGCGAAAGAAGGAGACCACCAATACCTCAGAGGTCCACAGGTCCGACAGTAAGTGGTTGGCCAGCTGGGATAGGCAGGACTCTGGGAAGGAGAACTCAGGAAAGCTGGGGGATTTACGGCCTAAGTCTCCTGAGGGCCTCACTACCAGGGACAGAGAGGTGATACTGGATAGAGGACCCCTCAGAGGCAGTAGTAAATCCACTGAGACAGCCAAGGACAAGAAGTCTGTTTTGACTCACATAAAGAAACTGGAGCAGGCCATGAAAGAGGGTTCCACCAAGCCCTCCTTGGTGTTGCCTGGGAACTATTTCTGCCCACCTTcccaggaggagcaggagggggcGGAGAGGAAGGGGAACGAGCCCATATTTGGGACGCTGGAAGTTGCGGGGTCAATGCGCCGGCGGAGGTCAGGTGACCCTGATAACGTGTACACTGAGCCTGGCGCTGCCAGTCCCTCCATCAACCCCTTACCCAAACCCCAGCGCACCTTCCAGCACCACACCCCACCCAGCACCCCCGCCTCAGGCCTGGGCCTGGGCCTTGGCAAGGGGAGACGTAACCTGCCCCCTCTGCCCTCCATCCCCCCGCCTCCCCTACCCACCTGCCCCCCTCCAGGAGTCTGCAGGAGACCCTGGGCAGACAGAACCAGAGACAGCAGCAATAG GAAGTCCTATGAGTTTGAGGATCTGGTGCAGTCGTCGTCAGAGAGCAGCAGGGTGGACTGGTACGCTCAGTCCCGACTTGGCCTCACACGCACTTTATCAGAGGAGAACGTCTACGAGGATATCCTAG ACCCTCCGTCAAAGGAGAACCCTTACGAAGATATAGAGTTGGAGAGAAGTTGCCTTGGAAACAAGTGCTCTTTACCCATCTCCTCCCCGTCATGCCCAGTCCCCGACACACCAACCAAG CTCTCCTCAAAGCCAGTTTTCTTCAGGCAGAACTCAGAACGTCGCAGCTTCAAGCTCCTGGACCCGCGCAAGGCCAACCGGGACACCGGCATTTCCTCACCCTCCCGCATCagccccccctccacccccagtAGCCCTGATGACACCCCAAACCTCTCAGGAGACCCTTACAACCGCAGGCGCCGGAAGATCCCCAGG ATGGTGCTGAAGATCAACAGCATCTTTGAAGCAAGGAGAGGGAAGAAACGCATGAAGAGGGTGTCTCTGTCTACTGAGTCCAACTCAGGGAGAG TGACAGATGAGAACAGTGAGTCGGAGAGTGACACAGAGGAGAAATTGAAAG ctCACAGCCAGCGTCTGTCGTCAGTGCAGTCCATGTTGAGGCAGACGGGGCGGTACCGGACCCTGGAGAGGGACATGATGGACCTACAGGAGAGGAAGCTGTTTGAGTACTTCATAGTGGTGGCCCTCCATAAGACTAAGGCTGGAGCGCCTTACCTACCAGAGGTCACTCAGCAGTTCCCCCTCAAG CTGGAGAGAAGCTTCAAGTTCATGCGGGAAACAGAGGACCAACTGAAGGTCATCCCCCAGTTCTGTTTCCCTGACGCTAGGGACTGGGCCCCCGTTGACAACTTCCCCAg TGAAACGTTCTCCTTCGTCCTGACCGGTGAGGACGGGAGCAGACGGTTTGGATACTGTCGTCGTTTACTG CCCACTGGGAAAAGCCGGAGGCTGCCAGAGGTCTACTGCATCGTCAGCCGGCTTGGCTGTTTCGACCTCTTCtccaag ATCCTGGatgaggtggagaagaggagggcCATCTCTCCAGCCCTTGTGCAGCCCTTCATGAGGGGCATCATGGAGGCTCCATTCCCAGCCCCAGGAAGAACCATCACTGTCAAGAACTTCCTGCCTGGCTCAGGCACTGAG GTGATAGAGCTGTGTCGTCCGTCTGACTCTCGTCTGGAGCATGTCGATTTTGagtgtctcttctcctctctgtcgcTGCGTCTACTCCTCCGAGTCTTTGCCTCTCTGCTGCTGGAGCGCAGGGTCCTCTTCACCGCTGACAAACTCAG tacTCTGTCTCAGTGCTGCCATGCGGTGGTTGCGCTACTTTACCCTTTCACCTGGCAACACACCTACATCCCCGTGCTGCCCCCTGCCATGCTGGACATAGTGTGTACCCCCACACCCTTCATTGTGGGTCTGCTATCCAGCTCCCTGCCCAGCCTCAAAGAGCTGCCCATAGAGGAG GTCCTGGTGGTCGACCTCGGCAACAGCCGCTTCCTCAGACAG CTGGATGACGAGGACTCCATTCTGCCTCATAAGCTGCAGGCTGCTCTGGAACATGTTCTTGACAAGAGGAAGGAACTGGCTAGTGAGATGCCCACCG actCAAGCTCCCTCAGTACCGTGGTGTCGGAGGCCTTTGTATGTTTCTTCGTAGAAATGGTGGGCCACTACCCTCTCTTCATGGGCGGGGGGGATCGAGAGGATGAGTCTGgagccccctcctcccccacGCCGTCCTACTTTCAGCGGGAGGCATTTCGCAAGGCTGTCACCTCAAAGAGTCTGAAGAGGTTCCTGGAGGTCTTCATGGAGACCCAGATGTTCGCTGGGTTCGTCGCAGAGAGGGAGCAGCGCAGGCAGGGTCTAAGAG GTCTGTTTGAGGTGAGGTCACAAGACTACCTGGACTCTCTCCCAGGGAGCGAGCAACGTGGGGTCAACAAGTTCCTCAAGGGTCTAG GAAATAAGATGAAATTCTTGTCCAAGAAATGA